Proteins encoded in a region of the Labeo rohita strain BAU-BD-2019 chromosome 22, IGBB_LRoh.1.0, whole genome shotgun sequence genome:
- the foxq2 gene encoding forkhead box Q2: MEVNACRSNQEQLGLQFTIDYLLYNKGRNNERAEPEEQQNNGSPSEGLQSTLNETLSEQNSENEENGCEDEHEKTNLKSEGRNEKPAQSYIALISMAILDSDEKKLLLCDIYQWIMDHYPYFKSKDKNWRNSVRHNLSLNECFIKAGRSDNGKGHFWAIHPANFQDFSNGDYHRRRARRRIRRVTGQLPFTLPAHYQTLSHQKRTPCWCCPPMHPLVCFPPRVYWSWAAVQTHRQPSLHGLI; this comes from the exons ATGGAGGTCAACGCATGCCGCAGTAATCAAGAACAACTGGGACTTCAGTTCACCATTGACTATCTGTTGTACAATAAGGGACGCAACAATGAGAGAGCAGAACCAGAGGAACAGCAGAATAATGGTTCTCCATCTGAAGGTCTTCAAAGTACACTCAATGAAACTCTCTCAGAACAGAATagtgaaaatgaagaaaatggaTGTGAAGATGAACACGAGAAGACGAATCTGAAGAGTGAAGGAAGGAATGAGAAGCCAGCGCAGTCTTACATTGCCCTCATTTCCATGGCCATCCTGGATTCAGATGAAAAGAAGCTCCTGCTATGTGATATTTACCAGTGGATCATGGATCACTATCCTTACTTCAAAAGCAAG GACAAGAACTGGAGGAACAGCGTCAGACACAATCTCTCTTTGAACGAGTGCTTTATCAAAGCCGGTCGCAGTGACAACGGAAAGGGCCATTTCTGGGCTATCCATCCAGCCAACTTTCAAGACTTCTCTAACGGTGACTACCACCGGCGACGAGCCCGGAGAAGGATCCGCAGAGTAACAGGGCAGCTGCCCTTCACGCTACCCGCACATTACCAAACCCTCAGCCACCAGAAACGGACACCTTGTTGGTGTTGTCCACCGATGCATCCGTTGGTGTGCTTCCCGCCCAGAGTTTACTGGAGCTGGGCTGCTGTTCAGACACACCGACAGCCATCCCTTCATGGACTGATATAA